In a single window of the Prinia subflava isolate CZ2003 ecotype Zambia chromosome 3, Cam_Psub_1.2, whole genome shotgun sequence genome:
- the NAA50 gene encoding N-alpha-acetyltransferase 50 isoform X2, protein MKGSRIELGDVTPHNIKQLKRLNQVIFPVSYNDKFYKDVLEVGELAKLAYFNDIAVGAVCCRVDHSQNQKRLYIMTLGCLAPYRRLGIGTKMLNHVLNICEKDGTFDNIYLHVQISNESAIDFYRKFGFEIIETKKNYYKRIEPADAHVLQKNLKAPCLGQNADVQKTDN, encoded by the exons ATGAAGGG TAGCCGGATCGAGCTGGGAGATGTGACGCCACACAACATTAAGCAGCTGAAGAGGCTAAACCAGGTCATTTTTCCTGTCAGCTACAATGACAAGTTCTACAAGGATGTACTGGAGGTTGGCGAACTTGCCAAACTAG CCTATTTCAATGATATTGCAGTGGGAGCAGTGTGCTGTAGGGTGGATCACTCCCAGAACCAGAAGAGACTGTACATCATGACACTTGGATGCCTGGCACCCTACCGAAGGCTAGGAATAG GAACTAAAATGTTGAATCATGTCTTAAACATCTGTGAAAAAGATGGCACTTTTGACAACATCTATCT GCATGTCCAGATCAGCAACGAATCTGCAATTGACTTCTACAGAAAGTTTGGCTTTGAGATCATCGAGACGAAGAAGAACTACTACAAGAGGATAGAGCCTGCAGATGCTCACGTGCTGCAGAAAAACCTCAAAGCCCCTTGTCTTGGCCAGAACGCAGATGTGCAAAAGACCGACAACTGA
- the NAA50 gene encoding N-alpha-acetyltransferase 50 isoform X3 yields MKGRIELGDVTPHNIKQLKRLNQVIFPVSYNDKFYKDVLEVGELAKLAYFNDIAVGAVCCRVDHSQNQKRLYIMTLGCLAPYRRLGIGTKMLNHVLNICEKDGTFDNIYLHVQISNESAIDFYRKFGFEIIETKKNYYKRIEPADAHVLQKNLKAPCLGQNADVQKTDN; encoded by the exons ATGAAGGG CCGGATCGAGCTGGGAGATGTGACGCCACACAACATTAAGCAGCTGAAGAGGCTAAACCAGGTCATTTTTCCTGTCAGCTACAATGACAAGTTCTACAAGGATGTACTGGAGGTTGGCGAACTTGCCAAACTAG CCTATTTCAATGATATTGCAGTGGGAGCAGTGTGCTGTAGGGTGGATCACTCCCAGAACCAGAAGAGACTGTACATCATGACACTTGGATGCCTGGCACCCTACCGAAGGCTAGGAATAG GAACTAAAATGTTGAATCATGTCTTAAACATCTGTGAAAAAGATGGCACTTTTGACAACATCTATCT GCATGTCCAGATCAGCAACGAATCTGCAATTGACTTCTACAGAAAGTTTGGCTTTGAGATCATCGAGACGAAGAAGAACTACTACAAGAGGATAGAGCCTGCAGATGCTCACGTGCTGCAGAAAAACCTCAAAGCCCCTTGTCTTGGCCAGAACGCAGATGTGCAAAAGACCGACAACTGA
- the NAA50 gene encoding N-alpha-acetyltransferase 50 isoform X1 has protein sequence MSDVKHVLICSSSRIELGDVTPHNIKQLKRLNQVIFPVSYNDKFYKDVLEVGELAKLAYFNDIAVGAVCCRVDHSQNQKRLYIMTLGCLAPYRRLGIGTKMLNHVLNICEKDGTFDNIYLHVQISNESAIDFYRKFGFEIIETKKNYYKRIEPADAHVLQKNLKAPCLGQNADVQKTDN, from the exons ATGTCAGATGTTAAGCATGTTTTGATTTGTTCCAGTAGCCGGATCGAGCTGGGAGATGTGACGCCACACAACATTAAGCAGCTGAAGAGGCTAAACCAGGTCATTTTTCCTGTCAGCTACAATGACAAGTTCTACAAGGATGTACTGGAGGTTGGCGAACTTGCCAAACTAG CCTATTTCAATGATATTGCAGTGGGAGCAGTGTGCTGTAGGGTGGATCACTCCCAGAACCAGAAGAGACTGTACATCATGACACTTGGATGCCTGGCACCCTACCGAAGGCTAGGAATAG GAACTAAAATGTTGAATCATGTCTTAAACATCTGTGAAAAAGATGGCACTTTTGACAACATCTATCT GCATGTCCAGATCAGCAACGAATCTGCAATTGACTTCTACAGAAAGTTTGGCTTTGAGATCATCGAGACGAAGAAGAACTACTACAAGAGGATAGAGCCTGCAGATGCTCACGTGCTGCAGAAAAACCTCAAAGCCCCTTGTCTTGGCCAGAACGCAGATGTGCAAAAGACCGACAACTGA